The genomic window TTTGTTCTGTTCACATTTCTTGAAAGTTTTGTTAGGACACTAATCATTTCACTCCCTTGGATGGGCTGGTCTACAGCATATCTTTGATAGGAAGTTGTACCACATGAGTTGTAAATGGTTTTAGATTGGCAATAGATGAACTGGCAGGGCTTGTAAGcttgtttctttttctgcaGCTGAACGACAACCACCATTTATGGACAACAGATTTCGTAATTGCCATGTTTATGTGAAACCATGGTATCAGATTTGATCTTTGGGTTGCCATGTTACATGAATTTCTTGTCAGGGGCTTGTGGATGTTCATATACATCACAGGCTGAGGCACTACACCAAAATGACCCCATAAAGACGTTTTTCTCTAGATGCTTTGAAACACGTCTCTGAATATGGCatgagatagaaaaaaaaaaagacgctTCGGGAGACATTTTTATGAATCGCCACAAAATTTCTATGGTAAAGATGTCTTTTTCAGGGATcttaatcaccaaaacagcgTTCTTGTTATCCTTCCGAGCAGCTCAATTCCGACAGTCCAAAGCCCAACTGTTCGCGGTTGTTCGTGATTTTGTCCTTCTAATTGTCCCACTATATATCCATCGCACAATATAACTGATTTTGTCCTTCTAATTGCCCCACTATATGAGGAATTTTGGCATACTACTTATCATATATAAGTGACTTTATTCTACATGCTAGTATGTGAAAAATTCCTGAATTTGAATTGATATATGGATGCTAtgtgaatatgaaaaatgcttgCATGAtgtgattattgtttttttctcttttttttgggctAAAAATAATTCTTCCATGCAAGTGACTTAAGATGCTGCCTGTGAAAATACGCGGTGATCTTAGTGCAGCCGTATGTGAAAACGATTTTTGTAGATAGTCAAAGGTCCGCTGCAGGTCTTTAGTACAGGTGGAGTATTTGGCCGCCTGAAAAACGTGTTTTGGCCACGacaaaaattgtttttctaaTAGTGATAGTTAGTCAGCCATCAACTCCAATTTAAATTTCACATATTTTTAACTCTCAACTATCCACTCACCCACAAACATATCTCACCCCAActatacattatttttttcatgattttatcttgcactagttattttttagaaattcaCTAAGATTAAGTTTACATATAAGTTCctattgtaaaaatatatttaggtGATTGTAAAATTTATATTGAATTGTACTATGGGTCAGTTATTATTGCCCGAGTTTCATTTTAGACTAGGTTATATctaatgttttcactttggtTCAGGTTTTCTTACTTTCAATTGCGCATTGGACTACTTTTTTTGTGATTTCATTAGCGAGCTTACCAGCAACATAATAAACCAATCAATATTCCATCTGACCTTGATTTCTTTTACTCCTTGATTTAGCTGCTTGACTTCTACCATTTTccccttaaaaaaatcaagtgaGCTTAGAACAAATCACTGTATTGAGCTTGCAAGCGACACTGCGACAGCTACAACAACCAGCTATCACCAGGCTTGATTTTGCTGGTTCCTCAAGCTCAGGAACAGAGCAGAGAGAGAAGGGATCCCAGTGTTTTGATTGATCATCCACGGCGCAGCTGCTTAATAGAGAAAAGgagggaagagaagagatggagaagaagggtggtccaatttgaaatttttgtaaATTTATCTAGTCCAAAGTGATAAGATAACTTTACCCCTTGTTCAAAGTGAAACTTAGGTAAAAATTCCTAGCCCAAAGTGCAATTGACTCTTTTCTATATCTCTTTGCGTAAGActattatgtttcttttatatataaaactaggtgaaaccccacACATTGCTGTGTGAGTTTAGTATGATAGCACTAAGTTAagtaatgtgtaagatagctagacaaTATAAACTTACATAAGTTAACATGGTTCATGatagtttaaatttaaatagtatatagaacGATAATTTAAATGTAAAAGTAAGTTGTTATAGTCttatgagaaaagaaaaggagatagAGAGAGTTTGGATAATAGAATAGTCATTTAatggctaaaaacaattgagatgatatgacttaataaaagaaaaaaataagggagataatttggaccataggacaaaaacaattgatgtgatattgcttagtgagagaagagagagcacATTAACTAAGTTAGGAGTTATAataaactatatatgtatataagatgttataaaaaaaaagatgaagagacatttaaatattatgtgaattatgtgtgATGATGATATAACATGCTTGCATTTGAAAagctataaaatttaataaaatataaaattatagataatataagcATGATGTTTATATGTAATAGAGTAAAtaaagaacaaaaaagaaagagcaCTACAAAAATGGTAACCAATCAGCAACTAATTGAAAAGCTCACATCTTGTCCGTTCTCTCCCGATCGGACGGCTGCTACGCCATCAGAGCAGCTCCAGAAGCCACCGCGCCAGTGCGCCACTGCTAAGTGGCCCCCTCCCAACTCCGacgaccccgccgccaccgccgccgccgccgccgatgcagaACCCCAACGGCACCATCCTCCAGCTCTACCACGCCGgcaggctcgccgccgccctccgcgcctTCGAgtcgctcccctcctcctcccccgcctccgccgccgccgccccagcccCTCTCACCGCCGCGACCTACGCCGCCCTCGTCTCCGCGTGCTCCCGCCTGCGCTCCCTCCCGCAAGgccgccgcgtccaccgccacctcgtggcctcctcatcctcctcgccggatgCACAGCTCGCTGGGAACACCGTCCTCGGCAACCACCTCATCACCATGTACGGGCGGTGCGCCGCCCCGGACTCCGcccgccaggtgttcgacgaaatgcccgCCAGGAACCCCGTCTCCTGGGCCTCCGTCATCGCCGCGCACGTGCAGAACGGCCGCGCCGGTGACGCTCTCGGGTTGTTCTCGTCCATGCTACGGTCAGGAACTGCCGCAGACCAGTTTGCCCTCGGCAGTGCCGTGCGTGCTTGCACGGAGCTTGGGGACGTCGGCACCGGGAGGCAGGTGCATGCGCATGCGTTGAAGTCAGAGAGAGGCAGTGACCTGATTGTGCAGAACGCACTCGTCACAATGTACTCCAAGAATGGCTTGGTTGACGATGGATTCATGCTCTTTGAGAGGATTAAAGATAAAGACTTAATTTCCTGGGGGTCAATTATCGCTGGGTTTGCTCAACAAGGTTTTGAAATGGAGGCACTACAGGTTTTCAGGGAGATGATTGTTGAGGGCTCGCATCATCCGAACGAGTTTCATTTTGGTAGTGCCTTTCGTGCATGTGGGGCTGTGGGCAGCTGGGAGTATGGAGAGCAGATTCATGGCTTATCCATCAAGTATAGGTTGGACCGTGATTTATATGCAGGATGCTCACTGAGCGACATGTATGCGCGATGCAAGAATCTGGACTCTGCAAGGGTAGCATTTTACAGGATTGAGGCACCGGATTTAGTTTCTTGGAATTCCATAGTAAATGCATACTCTGTTGAGGGCCTACTTAGTGAGGCCTTGGTCCTGTTCTCTGAGATGAGAGACTCTGGTTTGAGGCCTGATGGTATTACTGTTAGGGGCCTGTTGTGTGCATGTGTTGGCCGTGATGCCCTATATCATGGTAGGCTGATCCACTCCTGCTTGGTCAAATTGGGTTTAGATGGGGATGTTTCAGTCTGCAATTCTTTACTCAGCATGTATGCAAGGTGTTCAGATTTACCCTCTGCGATGGATGTTTTTCATGAGATAAAGGATCAGGACGTTGTAACCTGGAACAGCATTCTTACTGCCTGTGCCCAACACAACCATCCGGAAGAAGTCCTGAAGTTGTTTAGTCTCTTGAACAAGTCTGAACCGAGTCTGGATAGGATTAGTTTAAACAATGTACTGAGTGCTTCTGCTGAATTGGGTTACTTTGAAATGGTGAAACAGGTTCATGCATATGCTTTCAAGGCTGGACTAGTGGATGATAGAATGCTTAGTAATACTCTAATTGACACTTATGCTAAATGTGGGAGTTTAGATGATGCCATGAGGCTCTTTGAAATAATGGGAAACAATCGTGATGTGTTCTCTTGGAGCAGCTTGATTGTTGGATATGCCCAATTTGGTTATGCAAAGGAAGCACTTGATTCATTTTCAAGGATGAGAAGCCTAGGAATCAGGCCAAACCATGTAACGTTTATCGGAGTTCTTACAGCATGCAGCCGAGTCGGTTTTGTTAATGAAGGCTGCTATTACTACAGCATTATGGAGCCTGAGTATGGCATTGTTCCAACACGAGAGCATTGTTCATGTATCGTTGATTTGTTGGCTCGTGCTGGGAAACTAACTGAGGCAGCAAATTTTATTGACCAAATGCCATTTGAGCCTGATATTATAATGTGGAAGACCCTGCTGGCTGCTAGCAAAATGCACAATGATATGGAGATGGGAAAGAGGGCAGCAGAAGGTATTCTGAATATTGATCCTTCCCATTCAGCGGCCTATGTCTTGCTGTGCAACATATATGCTGCTTCTGGCAATTGGAATGAGTTTGCAAGATTGAAGAAGGCGATGAGAACTAGCGGCGTTAAGAAATCACCTGGGAAGAGTTGGGTTAAGCTGAAAGGGGAGCTAAAAGTCTTTATAGTGGAGGACAGGTCACATCCAGAGTCTGAGGAAATATACGCAATGCTGGAGTTAATTGGAATGGAAATGATAAAAGCTGGTTATGTTCCAAAGCATTCATGGAAACATGCTATTGTTGATCATATTGATAGTGATTTGTTCAATGAAGAGATGCTAGCTGAATATGGTTGAGTGGGAGATAAAGAAAACAGTAATTGCTGACTCTGGGGTATTCGCATGTCTTCCTTGTTGTAAGAAATACTTGTTAATCACCAAGATAATTATTAAAGCTTTGTCAGAATTACAATGCAAAACATACAGAAGTTGCATAAGCTTGGCATCATGCACCATTTGAGAACTTACCAGTATGTTATAGATAATATTTTGCCTAAATAATTTGAAAGAAGAAGTAAGTCTGACCTGGATCTTTCCTTTCCCTCGCTTCACTGCTCATTTATTTGGCTTTCAGATGTGAACTGCCTAACATGAGGAAATATGTTTTGCAAGGTGGGTTCGACAAATCATGCATAGTCAGCCTGCTGAAGGAGCTAAGCTATTCATGTAATCTTGCTAATGATATGCAAAGCACAACTGGGGCTTATGTATTTGTTTGATCTGTCACATATTTCTGCCAAGTAAGATTTAATCCAGTGAGCCATACACAAGGTAAGAGTTTGACCTATTCTAGACTCTCCAAATTCCTGTTTCTATTAATCTACTCTGAGAAGACCTTTTTATTTGTAGCCACTTGTCAATATCGATTTTGTGAACAGGGGGCATTCCTTTTCCTCATCCAGCTTGCTACTCCTTTCTTTGGCTTCCAGATATGAACTTGGCTAACCTGAGGAAATGCGTTTTGCAAGGTTCGTTGACAGTGATCTTGTTATTTGATACATGAAGGCAGGCTGTATTTGTTTTATCAGCCAGATATTTCTGCTATGTAGGTTTCAGTTCAGTGCGCTATACACAAGATGAGAACTTGATCTCTTGCAGAAAGGTCAAAAACCTGTCTTTTAATCTAGGGTTAATTGTATTCATGCCATTACAAATTTGCCCGTTTTGAAAATTATCATTACAAATCTGTTGAAATCGGAAATATGTCACTACTTACGTTCTATATGCACTGATTCCTTTATGGACCAAATTACCCTTATGTTCTACCTCAGTCCcctcctctatctctctctccctgtcCAAGTATCGTCAACGAGACTGGCGTCAGTGGAAggcgggagcagcagcagcctgaTGGCTGGATCCGCCGCGTCACACTGCTCATCGACGAACTCACCTGTGGGGCTTGAGGATCTGGTGAGTAGGTCGGCTTTGCAAGCACATAGTGGTTGCGCTGAAGTTCATGTGTGTCCCCCCCCTGCCCCCTCCTGGGCATGGACAAATCGACATCTTGTCCTCTGCTCCCACCAAATCTCAGCGAACTGCTAAAACTCCTCCCAAAATCAAACCTTCAGCTCAATATGCGCTGAAGCAAACAAGCACCAAAAACAAGACAAGACGCTAAAATCACTCAAAATATCCAATCTTTGCCCAGATGCGAGCAAGTC from Oryza glaberrima chromosome 6, OglaRS2, whole genome shotgun sequence includes these protein-coding regions:
- the LOC127775628 gene encoding pentatricopeptide repeat-containing protein At3g53360, mitochondrial-like; translation: MQNPNGTILQLYHAGRLAAALRAFESLPSSSPASAAAAPAPLTAATYAALVSACSRLRSLPQGRRVHRHLVASSSSSPDAQLAGNTVLGNHLITMYGRCAAPDSARQVFDEMPARNPVSWASVIAAHVQNGRAGDALGLFSSMLRSGTAADQFALGSAVRACTELGDVGTGRQVHAHALKSERGSDLIVQNALVTMYSKNGLVDDGFMLFERIKDKDLISWGSIIAGFAQQGFEMEALQVFREMIVEGSHHPNEFHFGSAFRACGAVGSWEYGEQIHGLSIKYRLDRDLYAGCSLSDMYARCKNLDSARVAFYRIEAPDLVSWNSIVNAYSVEGLLSEALVLFSEMRDSGLRPDGITVRGLLCACVGRDALYHGRLIHSCLVKLGLDGDVSVCNSLLSMYARCSDLPSAMDVFHEIKDQDVVTWNSILTACAQHNHPEEVLKLFSLLNKSEPSLDRISLNNVLSASAELGYFEMVKQVHAYAFKAGLVDDRMLSNTLIDTYAKCGSLDDAMRLFEIMGNNRDVFSWSSLIVGYAQFGYAKEALDSFSRMRSLGIRPNHVTFIGVLTACSRVGFVNEGCYYYSIMEPEYGIVPTREHCSCIVDLLARAGKLTEAANFIDQMPFEPDIIMWKTLLAASKMHNDMEMGKRAAEGILNIDPSHSAAYVLLCNIYAASGNWNEFARLKKAMRTSGVKKSPGKSWVKLKGELKVFIVEDRSHPESEEIYAMLELIGMEMIKAGYVPKHSWKHAIVDHIDSDLFNEEMLAEYG